From the genome of Streptomyces sp. NBC_01317, one region includes:
- a CDS encoding ricin-type beta-trefoil lectin domain protein yields the protein MTRTALRLLLPALLALTSLVLPSSAVAADGTRAAAGPTAGVMCLSSDYPRTRIINVEGCNPSDSRQRWTVNGTLISQSAHPGMCLRSDYPRTRIVNVEGCNASNGSMLWNIGGGLISQSAYPGMCLRSDYPRTRIVNVEGCNSSNASMNWTVQGEQISMTFV from the coding sequence ATGACCAGAACCGCGCTCAGACTTCTGTTACCCGCCCTCCTCGCCCTGACCTCCCTTGTCCTCCCGTCCTCCGCCGTCGCGGCCGACGGCACTCGCGCCGCCGCGGGACCGACCGCCGGTGTCATGTGTCTCAGCAGCGACTATCCGCGCACCCGGATCATCAATGTCGAAGGCTGCAACCCCTCGGACTCGCGCCAGCGCTGGACCGTCAACGGCACGCTGATATCCCAGTCCGCCCACCCGGGCATGTGCCTGCGCAGCGACTACCCGCGCACCCGCATCGTCAACGTCGAAGGCTGCAACGCCTCCAACGGCAGCATGCTCTGGAACATCGGCGGCGGACTGATCTCCCAGTCCGCCTACCCCGGTATGTGCCTGCGCAGCGACTACCCCCGCACCCGCATCGTCAACGTCGAAGGCTGCAACAGCTCCAACGCCAGCATGAACTGGACCGTTCAGGGCGAGCAGATCAGCATGACCTTCGTCTGA
- a CDS encoding 3-hydroxybutyryl-CoA dehydrogenase, protein MTDIARVGVVGCGQMGAGIAEVAARSGLEVRVAETTGEALEIGRTRLHSSLAKAAERGKITPAERDATLGRLSFTTDLGEFADRDLVIEAVVENEKVKTEIFQVLDQVVTRPDAILASNTSSIPLVRLAVATSRPDQVIGIHFFNPAPVQKLVELIPALTTSDETLRRAEAVVGKVLGKHAIRAQDRSGFVVNALLIPYLLSAVRMFESGIASREDIDNGMELGCAHPMGPLKLADLIGLDTVASVADSMYAEYKEALYAAPPLLQRMVDAGRLGRKTGAGFYAY, encoded by the coding sequence CTGACCGATATCGCCCGCGTGGGAGTGGTGGGCTGCGGCCAGATGGGCGCAGGCATCGCCGAGGTCGCCGCCCGCAGCGGCCTGGAGGTGAGGGTCGCCGAGACGACCGGCGAGGCCCTGGAGATCGGCAGGACCCGCCTGCACAGTTCGCTCGCCAAGGCCGCGGAACGCGGCAAGATCACCCCGGCGGAGCGGGACGCGACCCTCGGCCGGCTCAGCTTCACCACCGACCTCGGGGAGTTCGCCGACCGCGACCTCGTCATCGAGGCCGTCGTGGAGAACGAAAAGGTCAAGACGGAGATCTTCCAGGTGCTCGACCAGGTCGTGACCCGGCCCGACGCGATCCTGGCCTCCAACACCTCCTCCATCCCGCTGGTCAGGCTGGCCGTCGCGACCTCGCGCCCCGACCAGGTCATCGGTATCCACTTCTTCAACCCGGCCCCGGTGCAGAAGCTGGTCGAGCTGATCCCCGCCCTGACGACGTCCGACGAGACGCTGCGCCGCGCCGAGGCCGTGGTCGGGAAGGTGCTGGGCAAGCACGCGATCCGCGCCCAGGACCGCTCGGGCTTCGTGGTGAACGCCCTGCTGATCCCGTACCTGCTCTCCGCCGTCCGGATGTTCGAGTCGGGGATCGCCAGCCGTGAGGACATCGACAACGGCATGGAACTGGGCTGCGCCCACCCGATGGGCCCGCTCAAGCTCGCCGACCTGATCGGCCTGGACACGGTGGCGTCGGTCGCGGACTCGATGTACGCCGAGTACAAGGAAGCGCTGTACGCCGCTCCCCCGCTGCTCCAGCGGATGGTGGACGCGGGGCGGCTGGGCCGCAAGACGGGCGCGGGCTTCTACGCGTACTGA
- a CDS encoding glycoside hydrolase family 10 protein — protein MAATAALMTTMLTSSDALAGGPVGPDGRYRYARRDLRGVWVATVTNRDWPSKPGLTAAQQRAELIAHLDTAVTRKLNAVVFQVRPTADALWPSPYEPWSQYLTGTQGKDPGWDPLGTAVREAHARGLELHAWFNPYRVAMHTDPSKLSAKHPARVHPDWVLPYGGKLYYNPGLPEVRAFVQDAMLDAVRRYDIDAVHWDDYFYPYPVAGQVFEDDEAYARYGAGFKDKAAWRRDNTDRLVRETGAKIKKLKKGVRFGISPFGVWRNAATDPLGSDTRAGVQTYDDLHADTRKWVKEGWIDYIAPQLYWNIGFAAADYAKLVRWWDGVVRGTGVGLYIGEALYKAGDPAQPAPWQDPAELSRHLTLAKDFPGVGGHCFFAAKEVRSDPIGAMTRLVTDHYGKRSRLLG, from the coding sequence ATGGCGGCCACGGCGGCGCTGATGACCACGATGCTCACCTCCTCGGACGCGCTCGCGGGCGGGCCTGTGGGTCCCGACGGGCGGTACCGTTACGCGCGCCGGGACCTGCGCGGGGTGTGGGTCGCCACCGTCACGAACCGCGACTGGCCCTCCAAACCGGGGCTCACCGCCGCCCAGCAGCGCGCCGAACTGATCGCGCATCTGGACACGGCCGTCACCCGCAAGTTGAACGCCGTCGTCTTCCAGGTCAGGCCCACGGCCGACGCCCTGTGGCCCTCGCCGTACGAGCCCTGGTCGCAGTACCTCACCGGGACCCAGGGCAAGGACCCGGGCTGGGATCCGCTGGGCACGGCGGTGCGCGAGGCGCACGCGCGCGGTCTGGAGCTGCACGCCTGGTTCAACCCGTACCGCGTCGCCATGCACACCGACCCGTCGAAGCTCTCCGCGAAGCACCCGGCCCGGGTGCACCCCGACTGGGTGCTGCCGTACGGCGGGAAGCTGTACTACAACCCGGGCCTCCCGGAGGTCAGGGCCTTCGTGCAGGACGCCATGCTGGACGCCGTGCGGCGCTACGACATCGACGCCGTGCACTGGGACGACTACTTCTACCCCTATCCCGTCGCGGGCCAGGTGTTCGAGGACGACGAGGCGTACGCGCGGTACGGCGCCGGCTTCAAGGACAAGGCGGCGTGGCGGCGGGACAACACGGACCGGCTGGTGCGCGAGACCGGCGCGAAGATCAAGAAGCTCAAGAAGGGCGTACGGTTCGGCATCAGCCCGTTCGGCGTGTGGCGCAACGCGGCCACCGATCCGCTGGGCTCCGACACCCGGGCGGGTGTGCAGACGTACGACGACCTGCACGCGGACACCCGGAAGTGGGTGAAGGAGGGCTGGATCGACTACATCGCCCCCCAGCTGTACTGGAACATCGGCTTCGCCGCCGCCGACTACGCGAAGCTGGTGCGCTGGTGGGACGGTGTCGTACGGGGCACAGGCGTCGGCCTCTACATCGGCGAGGCGCTCTACAAGGCCGGCGACCCGGCGCAGCCCGCCCCCTGGCAGGACCCGGCGGAGCTGTCCCGCCACCTCACGCTGGCGAAGGACTTCCCGGGGGTGGGCGGCCACTGCTTCTTCGCGGCGAAGGAGGTCCGCTCCGACCCGATCGGCGCGATGACCCGGCTCGTGACGGACCACTACGGCAAGCGGTCGAGGCTGTTGGGGTGA
- a CDS encoding DMT family transporter: protein MTAQDSATTGTSIAVGGTPLPTPSTRSGTLLAVLGVLAFSLTFPSTAWGLESFGPWSLVAVRSTLAALLAGGFLLALRVPVPARRHWAGLAVVAGGVVAGFPLLTTLALETSTSAHAAVVVGLLPLTTAAFATLRTGRRPSRAFWWAAVAGAAVVLTFAVQQSGGTLSSGDLYLFGALLVCAAGYTEGGRLAREMPGWQVIGWALIGCLPLSVAGAATALSFEPVHLSPHGVIGVVWVASVSTFFGLYVWYRGMASIGIARASQLQLAQPLLTLVWAVLLLGEHLPPAAVAAALAVLVCIAVTQRADARG, encoded by the coding sequence ATGACGGCACAGGATAGCGCTACTACAGGCACATCGATAGCGGTGGGCGGCACGCCCCTCCCCACCCCCTCCACCCGCTCCGGCACCCTCCTCGCTGTGCTGGGCGTCCTCGCCTTCTCCCTCACCTTCCCCTCCACGGCGTGGGGCCTGGAGAGCTTCGGCCCCTGGTCCCTGGTCGCCGTCCGCAGCACCCTCGCCGCGCTCCTCGCGGGCGGTTTCCTGCTCGCCCTGCGTGTCCCGGTGCCCGCGCGACGGCACTGGGCCGGTCTCGCGGTGGTCGCGGGCGGGGTCGTGGCCGGCTTCCCGCTGCTGACGACCCTGGCCCTGGAGACCTCCACCAGCGCGCACGCGGCCGTGGTGGTCGGACTGCTGCCGCTGACCACGGCGGCCTTCGCGACCCTGCGGACAGGACGCCGCCCGTCCCGCGCGTTCTGGTGGGCCGCCGTCGCGGGCGCGGCCGTGGTCCTCACCTTCGCGGTCCAGCAGAGCGGCGGCACCCTCTCCTCCGGCGACCTGTACCTCTTCGGCGCGCTGCTGGTGTGCGCGGCCGGCTACACCGAAGGCGGGCGGCTGGCCCGGGAGATGCCCGGCTGGCAGGTGATCGGCTGGGCGCTGATCGGCTGCCTGCCGCTCTCGGTGGCGGGCGCGGCGACCGCCCTGTCCTTCGAGCCGGTGCACCTCTCGCCCCACGGCGTGATCGGGGTCGTCTGGGTGGCCTCGGTCTCGACCTTCTTCGGCCTGTACGTCTGGTACCGGGGCATGGCGTCGATCGGCATAGCCCGGGCCAGCCAACTCCAGCTCGCCCAACCCCTCCTCACCCTGGTCTGGGCCGTGCTCCTCCTCGGCGAACACCTCCCCCCGGCGGCCGTCGCGGCAGCACTCGCGGTCCTGGTCTGCATCGCCGTCACCCAACGCGCGGACGCCCGCGGTTGA
- a CDS encoding aminotransferase-like domain-containing protein: MQERSSVRELADLLRDELNRYPPGGKLPSSRALVERHHVSPVTISRALARLAAEGLVVTRPGAGAFRAAARPTAPPAGDTSWQEVTLSADDRAELVPRAVDASAVLVTLAAPPPGVVEFNGGYLHPSLQPEQAMGAALARAGRRPGAWGRPPVEGLPELREWFARSVGDRCTAAEVLVTAGGQSALTTAVRALAPPGAPVLVESPTYPGMLAIARAAGLRPVPVPVDSDGVRTELLAEAFRATGARVFICQPLFQNPTGAVLTPERRPQVLRIAQEAGAFVVEDDFARRLVHEDAGPLPAPLAADDPDGVVVHVSSLTKAASASLRVGMLAARGPVLERLRAIHVVDTFFVPRPLQEAALELVGSAAWSRHLRALAGALKTRRDTMAAALRRELPELAVPHLPAGGHHLWVRLPDGTDEPAVVSAALRAGVAVTPGRPYFSAEAPAARLRLSFAAVAGPAEIHEGVRRLRTACDEALGAVRA, from the coding sequence ATGCAAGAGCGTAGCAGTGTGCGGGAACTGGCCGATCTCCTGCGTGACGAGCTGAACCGCTACCCGCCGGGTGGAAAGCTGCCGTCGAGCCGCGCCTTGGTCGAGCGTCATCACGTCTCCCCGGTGACCATCTCGCGCGCCCTCGCCCGGCTCGCGGCGGAAGGGCTTGTCGTCACCCGGCCGGGCGCCGGCGCCTTCCGGGCCGCCGCACGGCCGACCGCCCCGCCCGCCGGTGACACCTCATGGCAGGAGGTCACGCTGAGCGCCGACGACCGGGCCGAACTGGTCCCCCGGGCGGTCGACGCCTCGGCCGTCCTGGTCACCCTCGCCGCGCCGCCGCCCGGTGTCGTGGAGTTCAACGGCGGCTATCTGCACCCCTCCCTCCAGCCCGAACAGGCCATGGGCGCCGCCCTGGCACGGGCGGGCCGCCGCCCCGGCGCCTGGGGACGGCCGCCCGTCGAGGGCCTTCCGGAACTGCGCGAGTGGTTCGCCCGCTCGGTCGGGGACCGTTGTACGGCCGCCGAAGTGCTGGTCACGGCGGGCGGCCAGAGCGCCCTCACGACCGCGGTACGGGCTCTCGCGCCGCCCGGCGCCCCCGTCCTGGTCGAATCGCCCACCTACCCCGGCATGCTCGCCATCGCCCGCGCCGCCGGACTGCGGCCGGTGCCCGTGCCGGTGGACTCCGACGGCGTAAGGACCGAGCTGCTCGCCGAGGCCTTCCGGGCCACCGGGGCCCGGGTGTTCATCTGCCAGCCGCTTTTCCAGAACCCCACCGGGGCCGTGCTAACGCCGGAGCGCCGGCCCCAGGTGCTCAGGATCGCCCAGGAGGCCGGCGCGTTCGTCGTGGAGGACGACTTCGCGCGGCGGCTGGTCCACGAGGACGCGGGCCCGCTGCCCGCGCCGCTCGCCGCCGACGACCCGGACGGCGTGGTCGTCCACGTCAGTTCCCTGACCAAGGCGGCCTCGGCGAGCCTGCGGGTCGGCATGCTGGCGGCCCGGGGCCCCGTCCTGGAACGGCTGCGCGCCATCCACGTCGTCGACACCTTCTTCGTACCGCGCCCCCTCCAGGAAGCCGCCCTGGAACTCGTCGGATCCGCCGCCTGGAGCCGGCACCTGAGGGCCCTCGCGGGGGCGTTGAAGACCCGCAGGGACACCATGGCCGCCGCCCTGCGCCGGGAGCTGCCCGAGCTGGCCGTACCGCACCTGCCCGCGGGCGGGCACCACCTCTGGGTCCGGCTCCCCGACGGGACCGACGAGCCGGCCGTCGTCTCCGCCGCCCTGCGCGCCGGGGTGGCCGTCACCCCGGGCCGCCCGTACTTCAGCGCCGAGGCACCGGCCGCGCGGCTGCGGCTGAGCTTCGCCGCGGTGGCGGGTCCCGCGGAGATCCACGAAGGGGTACGGAGGCTCCGTACCGCCTGTGACGAGGCACTCGGGGCTGTCCGGGCCTGA
- a CDS encoding histidine phosphatase family protein — protein MSVRVTLVAAARSSDLFDERFDEDRPLDRIGWHEIQLVAHSLVPLAAADLRYCSPTPRSRATGDALGYAPMAQPALRDCDMGRWRGLTFAEAAAREPAAVDAWLADPRAAPHGGEPLLAFISRVGGWLDTRPAQDITAIVAVAEPAVVRAAVVYALNAPPRTYWYLDVRPLSTVTLTGAPGRWNLRLDAGP, from the coding sequence ATGAGTGTTCGGGTCACCTTGGTCGCCGCCGCGCGCAGCTCGGACCTGTTCGACGAGCGCTTCGACGAGGACCGCCCTCTGGACCGGATCGGCTGGCACGAGATCCAGCTCGTGGCGCACAGCCTGGTGCCGCTGGCCGCCGCCGATCTCCGCTACTGCTCACCCACCCCGCGCAGCCGTGCCACCGGCGACGCGCTGGGCTACGCGCCGATGGCGCAGCCCGCTCTGCGGGACTGCGACATGGGCCGCTGGCGCGGGCTCACCTTCGCCGAGGCGGCGGCCCGCGAACCGGCCGCCGTCGACGCCTGGCTGGCCGACCCCCGGGCCGCCCCGCACGGCGGCGAACCGCTGCTGGCCTTCATCTCCCGGGTGGGCGGATGGCTGGACACCCGGCCCGCGCAGGACATCACGGCGATCGTGGCGGTGGCGGAACCGGCGGTCGTACGGGCGGCGGTCGTCTACGCGCTGAACGCACCGCCCCGTACGTACTGGTACCTGGACGTCCGCCCGCTCTCCACCGTCACCCTCACCGGCGCCCCCGGCCGCTGGAACCTCCGCCTGGACGCGGGCCCGTGA
- the recQ gene encoding DNA helicase RecQ has product MSTPGTGSDIGPLLEVGGPEISDAGTSDALRVLHRVFGYDSFRGSQQEIIDHVVDGGDALVLMPTGGGKSLCYQIPALVRKGVGVVVSPLIALMQDQVDALRALGVRAGFLNSTQDMDERRLVEAEFLAGELDLLYLAPERLRVEATVRLLERGTISLFAIDEAHCVAQWGHDFRPDYLALSALHERWPDVPRIALTATATEATHSEIASRLKLQDARHFVASFDRPNIQYRIAPKNDPKKQLLQLLRAEHPGDAGIVYCLSRASVEKTAEFLVKNGVNALPYHAGLDSRTRAANQSRFLREDGLVMVATIAFGMGIDKPDVRFVAHLDLPKSVEGYYQETGRAGRDGLPSTAWLAYGLQDVVQQRKMIETSEGDDAHRRRLGEHVDAMLALCETVECRRVRLLAYFGQKSTACGNCDTCLTPAESWDGTVPVQKFLSTVVRLKRERNQKFGAGQITDILLGKKTAKVIQFDHDALSVFGIGTELREAEWRGVARQMLAQGLVAVEGEYGTLTLTDDSAEVLGGRRPVVLRREPESAPRPARAEKTARNRAAPVDLPAEAVPVFESLRAWRAASAKEQGVPAYVIFHDATLREIAVLSPSTLAELGTVNGVGENKLAKYGEQILETLGAA; this is encoded by the coding sequence ATGAGCACTCCCGGCACCGGTTCCGACATCGGCCCCCTCCTTGAGGTCGGCGGCCCTGAGATCAGCGACGCGGGGACGAGCGACGCCCTGCGGGTGCTGCACCGCGTCTTCGGCTACGACTCCTTCCGCGGGAGCCAGCAGGAGATCATCGACCATGTGGTCGACGGCGGTGACGCGCTCGTGCTGATGCCGACCGGCGGGGGCAAGTCGCTCTGCTACCAGATTCCCGCGCTGGTCCGCAAAGGGGTCGGTGTCGTGGTGTCGCCGCTCATCGCGCTCATGCAGGACCAGGTCGACGCGCTGCGGGCGCTCGGGGTGCGGGCCGGGTTCCTGAACTCGACGCAGGACATGGACGAACGGCGCCTGGTGGAGGCGGAGTTCCTGGCCGGAGAGCTGGACCTCCTCTATCTGGCGCCGGAGCGCCTGCGCGTGGAGGCGACGGTACGGCTGCTGGAGCGCGGCACGATCTCGCTGTTCGCGATCGACGAGGCGCACTGCGTGGCCCAGTGGGGCCACGACTTCCGCCCCGACTACCTCGCGCTGTCCGCGCTGCACGAGCGCTGGCCGGACGTGCCGCGCATCGCGCTCACCGCGACCGCCACGGAGGCCACGCACTCGGAGATCGCGTCCCGGCTCAAGCTCCAGGACGCGCGGCACTTCGTCGCGAGCTTCGACCGGCCCAACATCCAGTACCGCATCGCGCCGAAGAACGACCCGAAGAAGCAGCTGTTGCAGCTGCTGCGCGCCGAGCACCCCGGGGACGCGGGGATCGTCTACTGCCTGTCGCGCGCGTCGGTCGAGAAGACCGCCGAGTTCCTGGTGAAGAACGGCGTCAACGCGCTGCCGTACCACGCGGGCCTGGACTCCAGGACGCGCGCCGCGAACCAGTCGCGCTTCCTGCGGGAGGACGGGCTGGTGATGGTGGCGACGATCGCGTTCGGCATGGGCATCGACAAGCCGGACGTACGGTTCGTGGCCCACCTCGACCTGCCCAAGTCGGTCGAGGGGTACTACCAGGAGACCGGCCGCGCCGGGCGTGACGGGCTGCCGTCCACGGCGTGGCTGGCGTACGGGCTCCAGGACGTCGTCCAGCAGCGGAAGATGATCGAGACCTCGGAGGGCGACGACGCGCACCGGCGGCGGCTGGGCGAGCACGTCGACGCGATGCTCGCGCTGTGCGAGACGGTCGAGTGCCGCCGGGTGCGCCTGCTGGCGTACTTCGGCCAGAAGAGCACCGCGTGCGGGAACTGCGACACGTGCCTGACCCCGGCGGAGTCCTGGGACGGCACGGTGCCCGTGCAGAAGTTCCTCTCGACGGTGGTACGGCTCAAGCGGGAGCGCAACCAGAAGTTCGGCGCCGGGCAGATCACCGACATCCTGCTGGGCAAGAAGACGGCGAAGGTCATCCAGTTCGACCATGACGCGCTGAGCGTCTTCGGCATCGGCACCGAGCTGCGCGAGGCGGAATGGCGCGGTGTGGCCCGGCAGATGCTGGCGCAGGGCCTCGTCGCGGTCGAGGGCGAGTACGGGACGCTGACGCTCACGGACGACAGCGCGGAGGTGCTGGGTGGGCGGCGGCCCGTCGTCCTGCGGCGGGAGCCCGAGAGCGCGCCGCGCCCGGCTCGGGCGGAGAAGACGGCCAGGAACCGCGCGGCTCCGGTGGACCTGCCGGCCGAGGCGGTGCCGGTGTTCGAGTCGCTGCGTGCCTGGCGCGCCGCCTCGGCGAAGGAGCAGGGCGTGCCCGCGTATGTGATCTTCCACGACGCGACGCTGCGGGAGATCGCGGTGCTGTCCCCGTCGACGCTGGCGGAGCTGGGCACGGTCAACGGGGTGGGTGAGAACAAGCTGGCGAAGTACGGGGAGCAGATCCTGGAGACGCTGGGCGCGGCCTGA
- a CDS encoding AraC family transcriptional regulator, protein MLERLNRAMEQIEGDLGGAVDAAALARTAATSEYHLRRMFSALAGMPLSEYVRRRRLTVAGAEVLGGRDSLLEIAVRYGYGSGEAFARAFRAVHGVGPGEARRTGAALVSQPRLTFRLTVEGSSSMRYRVVDRPDFTVVGLKARVPLVHVGPNQAIIDFVRGIDPGVRESLEKLSDQEPQGTVAVCDDLDPSRAEGTELDYYHGVITSAAAPEGTTALAVPAGTWAVFTASGPVPEAIQRLWRDVYAEWFPSNPYRTRPGPEILRTRLSPDGTEADAELWLPVEREGEAKGRRG, encoded by the coding sequence ATGCTGGAGCGGCTGAACCGGGCCATGGAGCAGATCGAGGGCGACCTCGGCGGGGCCGTCGACGCCGCCGCGCTGGCGCGCACCGCGGCCACCTCGGAGTACCACCTGCGCCGGATGTTCTCCGCGCTCGCGGGCATGCCGCTGTCGGAGTACGTACGGCGCCGGCGGCTCACCGTCGCGGGCGCCGAGGTGCTCGGCGGGCGTGACTCGCTGCTGGAGATCGCGGTGCGGTACGGCTACGGCTCCGGCGAGGCGTTCGCGCGGGCGTTCCGTGCCGTGCACGGCGTCGGTCCGGGCGAGGCGCGCCGTACCGGTGCCGCGCTCGTCTCCCAGCCCCGGTTGACCTTCCGCCTCACCGTCGAAGGAAGCAGCAGCATGCGCTATCGCGTCGTGGACAGGCCGGACTTCACCGTTGTCGGCCTCAAGGCCCGGGTCCCCCTGGTGCACGTGGGACCGAACCAGGCCATCATCGATTTTGTCCGCGGGATCGACCCAGGCGTGCGGGAGAGCCTGGAGAAACTGTCGGACCAGGAACCCCAGGGCACCGTCGCGGTCTGCGACGACCTCGATCCCAGCCGCGCCGAGGGCACCGAACTCGACTACTACCACGGGGTGATCACCTCCGCGGCGGCGCCCGAGGGCACCACCGCCCTCGCCGTCCCGGCCGGCACCTGGGCGGTGTTCACGGCCTCGGGGCCGGTGCCGGAGGCGATCCAGCGTCTGTGGCGGGACGTGTACGCGGAGTGGTTCCCCTCGAACCCGTACCGCACCCGACCCGGGCCGGAGATCCTGCGCACCCGCCTGTCCCCGGACGGGACGGAGGCGGACGCCGAGCTGTGGCTCCCGGTGGAGCGAGAGGGGGAGGCGAAGGGGCGGCGGGGCTGA
- a CDS encoding 2-phosphosulfolactate phosphatase — MDHHFVGIPELSGVPRVAVVIDVMRAFTVAAWAFARGVERIVLASTESEALSLKESHSGWLALKDGAPAAGFDAVNSPGLLRSRDFTGRTLVQKTTAGTVGALAVAGAPLVLCASFVVAGPTARFLRGEDPGPVTFVVTGEGGRADEDLACAEYIGRCVDGVGVDAAPYLHRARTSRAAADLAGGLRSGYHPDDVGLCLEIDRFPFAMVARQEDSLTVLRPVEVPPERGGPDGGSRPRTRQERAQDVGYGGGRAS, encoded by the coding sequence ATGGATCATCACTTCGTCGGTATCCCGGAGTTGAGCGGTGTTCCCCGCGTCGCGGTCGTCATCGACGTCATGCGCGCCTTCACCGTGGCCGCCTGGGCCTTCGCGCGTGGCGTCGAGAGGATCGTCCTGGCCTCGACGGAGAGCGAGGCACTCTCCTTGAAGGAGAGCCACTCCGGTTGGCTGGCGCTGAAGGACGGAGCGCCGGCGGCCGGCTTCGACGCGGTGAACTCACCCGGCCTGCTGCGGTCACGCGACTTCACCGGACGCACGCTGGTGCAGAAGACGACGGCGGGGACCGTGGGCGCGTTGGCTGTCGCCGGCGCGCCCCTGGTCCTGTGCGCGAGCTTCGTGGTGGCGGGCCCGACCGCGCGGTTCCTGCGCGGGGAGGATCCCGGTCCTGTGACGTTCGTGGTCACCGGCGAGGGAGGCCGGGCCGACGAGGACCTGGCCTGCGCCGAATACATCGGCCGGTGCGTGGATGGGGTCGGCGTCGACGCGGCCCCGTACCTCCACCGTGCGAGGACGTCGCGCGCCGCGGCGGACCTCGCCGGTGGGCTGCGGAGCGGCTACCACCCGGACGACGTCGGTCTCTGCCTGGAGATCGACAGGTTCCCCTTCGCGATGGTGGCCCGCCAGGAGGACTCCTTGACGGTGCTCCGTCCCGTCGAGGTGCCACCGGAGAGGGGCGGGCCGGACGGCGGCAGCCGACCCCGTACCCGACAGGAACGGGCACAGGATGTCGGGTACGGCGGGGGGCGCGCCTCCTAG
- the argC gene encoding N-acetyl-gamma-glutamyl-phosphate reductase encodes MVAQTVRVAVAGASGYAGGELLRLLLGHPGVRIGALTGNSNAGQTLGALQPHLLPLAGRVLEATSAEVLAGHDVVFLALPHGQSAAVAEQLGDEVLVIDVGADFRLKNAADWEKFYGSPHAGTWPYGLPELPGARAALEGSKRVAVPGCYPTAVSLALFPAYGAGLAEPEAVIVAASGTSGAGKAAKPHLLGSEVMGSMSPYGVGGGHRHTPEIVQNLSAAAGEPVTVSFTPTLAPMPRGILATCSARARPGTTAEEVRDAYEKAFADEPFVHLLPEGRWPATASVHGSNAVQIQVTYDEHAHRIIAISAIDNLTKGTAGGALQSMNIALGLPEDTGLSTIGVAP; translated from the coding sequence ATGGTGGCACAGACGGTACGCGTAGCGGTGGCCGGGGCGAGTGGGTACGCGGGTGGGGAGTTGCTGCGGCTGCTCCTCGGGCATCCCGGGGTCCGTATCGGCGCGCTGACCGGGAACTCCAACGCCGGGCAGACGCTCGGGGCGTTGCAACCGCACCTGCTGCCGCTGGCCGGCCGTGTGCTGGAGGCGACCTCCGCCGAGGTGCTCGCCGGGCACGACGTCGTGTTTCTCGCGCTGCCCCACGGGCAGTCCGCCGCCGTCGCCGAGCAGCTCGGCGACGAGGTCCTCGTCATCGACGTGGGCGCCGACTTCCGGCTCAAGAACGCCGCCGACTGGGAGAAGTTCTACGGCTCCCCCCACGCCGGCACCTGGCCCTACGGGCTCCCCGAACTGCCGGGCGCCCGCGCCGCGCTGGAGGGGTCCAAGCGTGTCGCGGTGCCCGGCTGCTATCCCACGGCCGTCTCCCTCGCGCTCTTCCCCGCGTACGGGGCCGGGCTCGCCGAGCCCGAGGCCGTGATCGTCGCCGCGTCCGGCACCTCCGGCGCCGGCAAGGCCGCCAAGCCGCACCTGCTCGGCTCCGAGGTCATGGGCTCCATGTCGCCGTACGGCGTCGGCGGCGGGCACCGGCACACCCCGGAGATCGTCCAGAACCTCAGCGCCGCCGCCGGCGAGCCCGTGACGGTCTCCTTCACCCCCACCCTCGCCCCCATGCCCCGCGGCATCCTCGCCACCTGCTCCGCCAGGGCCAGGCCCGGCACCACGGCCGAAGAGGTACGGGACGCGTACGAGAAGGCCTTCGCGGACGAGCCGTTCGTCCACCTGCTCCCGGAGGGGCGCTGGCCCGCCACCGCGTCCGTCCACGGTTCCAACGCCGTACAGATCCAGGTCACGTACGACGAACACGCGCACCGCATCATCGCGATCAGCGCCATCGACAACCTCACCAAGGGCACGGCCGGCGGCGCCCTCCAGAGCATGAACATCGCCCTCGGCCTCCCCGAGGACACCGGACTCTCCACGATCGGAGTGGCACCTTGA